TTTAGCTCAGAACTCATTTAGGTGCTTAGTGTGCAGTAATATGCAAGTACCAAAACAAAGTCAAATTTTCTTCTTCATAGGAGTCAAACTGAGTTCTACACAGTGAGGAGGTCTCACAAGGTTCTTGGTGAAGCCAAAAGGTGGGCCATTAATGGCCATGGccatggccaagggtttcaagctCTGACTAGTAATGAATCATGGGATCCTGCGACCACCACGGCGCTCCTGCAGCTGTCTCTCGTGAGTGCTTCAAGATGATATCAGCCTCCAAAATTGCTGTCTCTTAATTTGGATTCCAGTGGCTGTGCTGTGTCATGAGATAAGGCATGGCGCCAAGTCGCTGCATTCTCCATAGGTAGAAATTTATTGCTCAGCTATCAATTAATGATGGATCCATATAGATAGTTCACAAATGCAGTGATGAATCGTTCAATGTTCTGACATAAAACATGTCCTTTTACATGTATCATATGCTTGTGTTGTTACAACAGTAACTGAGACAACTCAAGAACTAAAGCCTCCGTGAGAGAAACCAAGAACTAACTATATGTAAAACTTTAATTAGTCAAGATGGTTAACTCAAATGCAAATTTAATCTATTGGCAGCATGATCACATTCGACTTGTCCATATCCCTCAGGGTCTACAGAATGATGATTGATTTCAGCTGTGCATGTTTAGGTTTCCCTCCCTGTATTTGTTGAGCTAATAACTTCAGGTAACCCTCAGTGACTATAATTTGTATCTTTGAGGTAAATTGACTGAGAAGGGAATTGCTTCAAGGGTACAACATGGTTTAAACAAAGTGAGAGGTTACAGAAATGGCTCAAACAGATCACTAGAAGGCATAGAGGAACCCCACAAGTCGAATGCATTTTGTCATGATGACTAGTTTGTATTCTCCTGTTGGATGACCTGTCAGAGGACAAGAATAAAAGATTTGTGTTTTGTCTCTACACAAGAGCTGCACAAACGGTTTCAACAATTGAAAGCACAGCCACCTAATCATGTTGTTGTGTTCCTAAGTTCAGAAAATAAATTCTCTGAACTCTTCAGAGAAGACTGGAATGAAGTGGCAATGGTGCTCATTTGATCCAAAGTCAAAACATCAGAAGCCAACAATAACATCTGACCCCTAGGAAGATGTAATTACTGTGATGTTACCCTGCACTTCAAGGGAGGGTGGGGTAGCATCCAAAGTTTCTGAGTCCCAAGTTCCAATGCTGGCAGCAAAACACTCTGCAAGTTTTCACTGCTCATTGATGAAAGGAAGCTATCAGTTGGATTTCAGCTGCATTTCCTGCAAAATTAAGTGTTGTATGCATCCTGATATGGAAAGGAAACTTTGGGAGAACACTTGGCTTGAGCACTTGAaagtttcttttcttctctctatcTCTTTCGGTGTTGATTAAGCTTTCCAAGATAGACTTTACATATATCACTTAATTAAAGGTAGAAACTGGAAAATGCTGATTACACGAGTCCCAATAAGTTATGAATAGAAGAGAAAAGGAGAAGATACAGATCTAGAGACagaacttggagattgcctcctcGTTGGTTCGCCATTACTAGTGTTTCCATAGCTCTCAACATGTATAGCATAAGGCATGCAACATCTGTTGCAGAGGCAATGAAGCAATTGATGTGTGTATGTTCTGTAACAAAACAAAGTGACTCTGTTTCTTGCAGATTGATCATAGTTTGTGATTCACCAACTCTTACCACTTAATTGGGCAAAAGGTAATCAAGTGATTATTAACATACAGAAAATGAGATTTCTCAGTAGCAGAATTTTCATTTGGTGATGTGTAGGCTGTATCATTTAGTGTATGATATTTAAAAGAATAATTGGTTCTACTATGTATACTTTGACCAGATCGCAATGAAAAAGGACTTATCATCTTAATTTTTGAAGTAGTTCCTAAGTTTTTTTTTCTGCAACTAATCCCTATCAAAATTTGCTTTTACACCTACAGCTAGAACTTCCCATCAAAAGCAAGAAACAACCTGAACTAATTCCTCTTGTTCTTTTTCAGAGTTGCAGCTCAATCTGAGCTCAAATATACTTAATCTAGCAGTATACTTGAAGCTTGTTTGCCTGTTCTTTTTGCTGCTTTTGATCTCTGATGCAGAAGCTGCGCAAGGCATGATGGCATGCACTGGTAGAGCAGAAGGTGAATCACTGGAAGATCCATGAGACAGCGACTCGTTGAAGAACTCAGACAAACACTGCGGGCAGTAAATGTGGGTTTTAGGAGGCAAAAGAACAGAGCGAAGGCTCTCCACATACCATCACATCATCAACAAGCGGCTTTGCCCAGGTACACGGCATCTTCACCGCATCCAACCATGCAAACGAAACACACTTCAGCTTCCACCAAATTGCTTCTTTTTGGTAGCTTTGTTCTGGGAATTCGAGATCCTGTCACCAGCAGTGGAGTTACCCTCTGATTATCCACGTGGCACCCGGTCGTGGCAGGATCTCAACTCTTGTCCTTTTCGTGGGCCGTTGCGGCCGCGTGCGGGGGTGTGCCGTCACCGCCGTCTGCAGCCGGTGGCAGAggagggcggcggcggcgagggCTAGGGTGGTGAGAAGAGGCCGTTCAAGATCTCGGCGAAGGCACGGAGAATGAGGTGGTGGTGGCGTGGGGCGTTGAGGGCgaggaagcggtggaggaggTCGCGGTGGTCCTCCCACGCGTAGATCTCCATCTCCACGATCATTTGCAGCATCGAGTCCCGGAAGTCCAGGTACGGGTCCGACGACTCCTTCACCACCGCCATGCTCCCCTCGACGACCCCCATTTTGGCCGCAGCCGTCGCCGGGcacttgtgcttcttcttcttctggtacGGCTTCCGCTGGCCCGTAGCGGCCGCCTTCTGCGGGCTCTCCGGTGGGTATGACGCCGGATACTGCGGAGAGGTGTAGTCTCCGTAGCGTGAGGGAGAGGAGTCGGTGGCGGTGGCTGTTGTGGtgctggtggcggcggcggcggtgaggCTGGTCTCCCAGTGGGAAATGGTGGTCGAAGGGGAGAGGAGACTGGGACTCTTCGGCGGCTTGGGTTTCTgcgagaaggagaagaaagatgGGAGCTTCGGCCGCCGGCAGCTGCAGCCGATGTCGACCACCACCGGATGCCGCACCAAGAACTTTCTCCGGCCAGAAGGCATCTAGAACGCGAAATTTATGGTGTTGCAGAGGCAGGGGGTGTGATGGAGCGCAGAAAGTTCGGACCTTGCGTGTAATGAGAAATTCCAGCAATGAAGAAAACCCAAAAGATTTGCTCTTTCGAGATCGACAGAAGCAGAGGAAGCAAAGTGTAGGAAAAAGCTCGAGTCTTGGACGCGCGATGTCTACGATTGAAGGGATAGGAGAAGATGACTCTGTTTTCTTATTTATCGAAACAGGGGAAGAAAATGGCGATATAAAATTGGGTTTTGTTCATCACGGAGGAATCGTTTGCAGTGTGGAATCCTCAAGAAGAAAAGGATGGAATGCAAAGAGAGAAGGAAAGTTCAGGTTTTGATCTGCGACTAGAGGTGTTGGTGATCGACGAAACAATATTTGGACTCAGAGGTGAAAGGGAGTGTTATAGAGAGATGAATGAGGTCTGTAACTGAGAAGCATTATAGAACGTGATGAGAGGGAGAGAATGACAGTAGAGTTAAAAGGGAGGAGATGAGGGAAAGGGGGTGTCAGTTGGAGAAACTATTGCCTTTTAGTTGGAGCCTTGTGGTGGTGTTAGCTTTAAGATGGTGGAGGTTCAGCTTTAAGCAGGACAATGAGGGGATTGAGTTTTAATATACTTATGGACCTTTGAAGAAAAGCTAGAGGATTTAACAGGCCATGCGAATAAAGGGGTCCTCTATGCTGTTTCCCTGTTTACTTGGCTCAAAACTCTCCCGGTGGATCATTATGGGCATCTTCATGAGAAGGAAATTTTGGGAGGGAATACCAGACCGCCAAGGTTCTTGTGAGGTGAAATTTAGGAAGAAACCTAGGGCCATCTCCATCTCTTCATGCCTGTGTACTGCATGTGATGGAGAACCTGTGCTGGGTGAAGATAGGCACCAGTGAAATCTGGTACTGTTTCATGACCCCTGCAGAGTTCCAAGAATTTAAGGTTGCAGGTGGGTACTAAATTCCCTTCACAGTGAGCGCCTTCGGATCAAAATCATAATGTTTCTTATATCATAGTCAAAAGAATCCAATCAGTCTTGCTCTGCAATTGTTATGAGGAACAACAAACCTGGAGGAGGCTCATTCCAAATCTTTGTCTGTGAGTTGAAGTCCGGGAAGAGAAGTACTTTTTGGGCAAACCATCAAAAGACTCACTGTAGGAGTGGAAGGTGTTCGGAACTCACGAAAGGTGACACTGTGGGAGACTGCTCGTGCACTGAGGAGGAAGCCTTTGTTCAGTGGAATTGAGGCCGACTCAGGTACTCTCGTTTGGCCTTTTTACACACAACACTGCGTCAAAACGACCAAGTTTGGCATGCGTGGACGAAGCATGTAATCCTTTGTCTGCACAAAGAAGCAAGCATCATGGTGGCCATTGGCCCAACGGAGAGACCACCGACATTAGTCCATGCTGTCTTTTCCTACTGGTACAAGATAAAGGCAAACTTTAAGGGCATTACTGTTTAGGTTGACTCTTCTCACAGTGTGCTAGGAAAATGCTTTGGTTTGCTAGATGTAAATGCTACAACAATTACTGAAGCAGTAAAAACCCAGCACTTGAAACCACCAGAAGTTAAGTGGCAGATTTGCTAGGAAAATGCTCTCGAAGGTAGCATCATTTCACCGATTGTTGATAAAACGACGATTGACCATGACCATTCTCCAGTAGCAGATGCCCTTTGATGTCACAATCCTCCTTCTGCAAACAAATTTGATGCTGTGGCAAATCCTAGATAGATCAGTCTAAAGAGTTCACTCTACAGAGCAGGATCCTTGCTCTAGTGGAAGGAGAACAGAGGCAGTTTACAACCTTTCTGCAGCGTTGCTACTAACGACATTACCTACATGGTCTCATTTGATCTTTGCAATCTGGTTCTTGATAGAGAAGCAACCTCGGTGCAGCAGAAAGCATGCAGGTGGCTCTCTCTTTCGATTGATGAAGCAAAATTTGGCACCAGCCTTAGATTGAGACATGATATCTATCAGACAATATCTTGCAATTTCAATGGGTCACCAGCATCTGATGTGCATGCAGATTAACTCGATCACCAAACAGTGACCAGCTTTAAAGCTCATATAAGCGTATGGAGGTTTGAGAAGGATGGATAGATGGAAGAACCAGCAAGTTTAGGAGGATAATGGTGCAAAATCACAAAACTTCGAGTTTACATGAATGAAAAGTTGTGTTTTCTTTGATTCCCTGTACATACAATCTTTCCAGCAATTTTGCAGAGAGAAGCAGAAAGGAAACAGAGTGCGTAGAGAGTATCAACTTCTCAAGATTTTGATTCTATCCAGTAATCTGGAAAATGAAAAAAGAAGCATTTTTAGCTATTGAAATTGTGATGCAGACCCCAACGATCATCACTGCCAAAAAGGGTGAAATTTCCccccctttttttcctttttgtaaaCACTCAATCTAGTTCTTCTGGCATCTGAAAATTAATTATTTGACATTTTTTATTTGGATCAAATTGACTACTGATTATAATACATAAATTGTTTGTATGATTGCCATGATAGAGATGCTCTCATGATTTATGTACAGTGGATTAAGGCTAGTAAAGAAGAATATTTTCCTTTTGTATTCCCTGAACCATCATATATTGATCACAGGCATTTCATTATTATCATGTTGTTGATCACAAGTACATTTAATAAGATAGGATGGGGAGTGTCCATAAGGTATGTTGTTGTCTCCTCCTACACTAATTCAATGTTCTTTTCTCAAGTAGATGGATCCTAAAAAGGCAATCTCCTACCTAAAATGGAGTAGAAAATTCCATCATCTATATGCATAATTATAGTATAAATTCCATCATAGCATCTGTGTTTGTTGCTTGTGGAAGAAGGCATGGTCCTATTTTAGGATGAATCTAAAAGATTTTGTAgataaagaagaacaaaaagaatcaaTTGGACCAACTCATCTCAGTTGCAGTCTAAATGATTCTTTGTTTTAGTATCATCATCTTTTTCAGTTTCAGAGTCTCACAAGAACATTCTTTTCCTGACCATGTTATACTTATCATGGCCGTCAGCGTCAATCTTGTATCACAGGTTTCCTTTTTCCCCTTTCTTTTCTTCCATTGGATGATGAAAAGGCTGTGTGCATGATGAATGGCAGTGGAGGTCTCTAGATGAAGCAGAGACAACAGCGTTGGACAAGTCAAAGCTTGGCATAGTGCTGCATACTTCACTTTCATCGACTTGTGCTCATAATGCAAAAGAAAGGAAGCTTTCTTTGTCTGGTAATTGGCAATTGAGGTGAAAGAGAGGGATAACGAAGAAGTTATTCATCCAAACAGCAGGATAAGTAGCAgatattacctcccaattcttctCATTCCTCTATTTGGCTGCCAAAATGATCAACAAAGTCATGCATTTACTACGACTTTTCTTCCAATTCCAGTGCTCTTCCACTTCAGGATTCAAGCATCTGCACTGGTCAACCCAAATGAATCTGGCTCTGGGTTTGCTTCTGGATGGGCAGATTGCTGGACCACAAAATAAGACATGAAGTAGGCTTTTACATCATCTTCTTGACTGACCACTAATCTCTTTCTTTATGTAATGCACATGTTCCACATCATTGACAGaactttcctaactatatgagaaaatttctctattctgttgaggaaaatcctctattctgttagggaaatccttcctcctaatttgtataaataggagagggaacatgttaatagattcaagctaaagctatttcatttctacaataaagcttcatcAATTATTGTTACGTCCGTTCCCTTtcgctacggcatctctagtgctgctcatcggcactgccccacctttcttcttgttgtagctattttccttcctcttctgctacagcttcctcttctgttacagcttcctcctctgttgcagttttctcctttgctgtagtagcatcactgcaacattgctgtagatttcttctctaccgtcgcagccgtcgtaatcgcaaccacgaccaacgtcgtttagaaaagcgaagcttcgctcttgccttcggccagcgaccaacgtcgctgagaaaagtgaagcttcacccttcggccagcgaccaacgccgttgcattcctaagacgctccgtggtcaatcctcatcttcctcaccacggtagtcttcgctgatctgtcaacattcgacAGACTTAAGGaaaatgaagggaacgcctgtgccatcacaacaatcgcagcagcagcagcagcgatctacacttatcttactcatgaagcctctcgcttgtaaacaattctttgcatcgatccaagattgatatccttgtcaggagcaccatcttgcgggggcatgatagaagataagattttcctaactatatgagaaaatttctctattctgttgaggaaaatcctctattctgtttggaaaatccttcctcctaatttgtataaataggagagggaacatgttaatagattcaagctaaagctatttcatttctacaataaagcttcatcaattattgttcttatcttctattatttctatcacagaGCAGTGTATCAAGGATGATGGGTAAAGATCCAGCAGGAGTATTCCATCTTGAAGGTGTTCAAGATCATCATCTCAACCTTGGTCTAAgtcatgccccccccccccccccccaccttctTTTGTGGACCAGAGTGCCTTTCAACCATGGTTGGTGTGGATAAGAGAATTCTCCGTTGAACAACCCAAGccccaaaagaaaaagaacaagaaagaaaggaaaaagacAAACGTATGATGAATTATACAACTGATAGTCTtatcatgaaaataataaaaatggaaAATGACTTCTTTGTTTTGTCTTATAAAGAAATTCATGTTAGAGTGATGATTTTGTTGATTAGCCAACCTAACAATTTCATAATTGATGGCATTAATGCAACCAAGATGTCCACGTCCCTGCATTAAACTGATGTGAGTTGTCACACTGTCGTATCATTGTGTATCTTTTGCCCAGCTCAACCATCCAGTTTGACCCATTCAAGTCAAGGCCCCGGTTCGGTCCGACCGGTGGTTCACTTTCCACCCGGTGTGTTCAGTATCCGCTCATCAGTCTAAAACCAAGATGAGCTGACCATGTCGGTTAGACTCATACTCCGGAGTTAAACCGGTCCGATGGTTCGGTTGAGGCAGTCCTTATTGCTGCAGCGAAATCTCCGTTATGCTCTTGTCATCTTTTCATATTACAGATTCCGGTGGTCGCTAAAGAGtcaaagtaaaaaagaatagTAGGGTATTTTCGTCAATAAATTTATCCAGAGGACACGAGGTCCACCCATCCTTCCTCGTTGCTTTCGTGAGAAGACGTCCCGCGAAAGCAAcctcctctctctttttcttctccgtTAAGTCGAGACTTCCGCAGCAGAGGAGCGTATTGTAGAGATTTCTTGATCACCATTATCAAGAGGGAGcggagaaagagaagaggataaTATTGGGGCGTGTTCGACTTCGGGTTTTGAAGCTTCGGAGTTCCATCATTTCCTCACGCACCGACGAAGAAAGGAGTTAAACGGTCAACGCCGTAGAATTTGAAGATTGTGCGTGTGAGATCTTGGCTTAGTCGTTCTCTTCTTACATCTCTTGGTTTCTTGGGTTTCTTATATATGTTGTTAATTTCGATTGCGAAGTGCAGAATTTTGTGGGATCAGTTCGAAGATGTTGGCAGAGTACATAACCAGATTTCTCGTGTGAGTCGTCGTTTATAGAATTTTTCTGATGAattgttttctccttttttttgttcttccatgtTTATCTTTGATCTGAATCTGAGAAATCTCGAGCTAAAGACTACAAGCAAAACAATGGCAGGGTGTTG
This genomic stretch from Musa acuminata AAA Group cultivar baxijiao chromosome BXJ3-9, Cavendish_Baxijiao_AAA, whole genome shotgun sequence harbors:
- the LOC103996782 gene encoding transcription repressor OFP8-like, with the protein product MPSGRRKFLVRHPVVVDIGCSCRRPKLPSFFSFSQKPKPPKSPSLLSPSTTISHWETSLTAAAATSTTTATATDSSPSRYGDYTSPQYPASYPPESPQKAAATGQRKPYQKKKKHKCPATAAAKMGVVEGSMAVVKESSDPYLDFRDSMLQMIVEMEIYAWEDHRDLLHRFLALNAPRHHHLILRAFAEILNGLFSPP